The Drosophila gunungcola strain Sukarami chromosome 3L unlocalized genomic scaffold, Dgunungcola_SK_2 000003F, whole genome shotgun sequence region CCCGTCCACAGCAAAGATTTGCACTTGACTGGCGGGCACAGCGGCGGGGGCAACAAGTGGCTGATTTTCCAGGGCCGGAGGAGCCGCTATCCTGCCGGTATATGTGATGGCTTGCTGCACAGCCTGCTCGTCCAACTTGATGTTCAATGGGGGATATACCGCCGGTTCGGCCTTCTCCGCCACGCCCACATTGAAGTCAATCTTTGTGCTGCCACTCGAGGAATGGGAACTAGAGGTCTGAGAGCTCACATGTCCGGTTACAGCGCCCTTGGTTGTGTAGTATGTGTTCATGGCTAAGTTGAGACCAAGTTCGATGCGTTTAGTGGGTGCATTAGGGTAAGTGTTGGTGCTTTGGTGTGCATTGTCTTGGTTCAAGCCAAGACGGCTTGCCACAGTCTGGGCAATGGAGTCCCGGAAGGGCAACTCCACATTTAGGCCGTAGTCCGGAGAGCCCTCGGGCTTACCTGCTTGAACTGGCGCCAACGGCTGGGACAGCGTGCGAATCTCCTTCTTGGGAGGAGAAGAGGAAGGGGACTTCTTCAGGAAACAGCCGGAGCAGGCCTCCGTGTTGAAGTTGTACTTGGGCAGAGCCACCGGAAGTGGCAGAGCCTTCGGAGTCGTTGTCGCAACGAGCGTCTCTGGGcagtacaaaatatataaggtGTTTTAGAAAAATCAGTACAAGGCATTACTAGCTCTGGCTAGGTAAATCCAAATTAATCATTATAATTACCACAATTAGTAAAATgctatattatatttaaaagtgtttaGAGCCAaactagttttaaaaaattgtcgTTATATCTAGATAAGGGAAAAGGAAACCTAAACCAAACTTTCTttcaaactataaaaaaaactaaatagttAATCTCCAATAATAacgttttgattttaaaatttttaagaactaTTTTCGAATTTCGGTAATACTCACTCTGGCCAACGGGACCTGCATAGGGGAAGCTCTTCATGGACAGTATGCGGAACTTGCCCTCCTCGTCGGTGGCATAGACCGTCACATGGTATATTCCATCGGCGGTGATGAACCCAAACTCGCCCATAACAATGCCGCGTTCATCTGCGAATCGGGAAACAAGATGTGTCGAGATTTGGGCAAACAGATTTTATGTTCATTTTGAATATGAATGCGAATTTTGCGCCGATTTGTGATTTTTAATTCGTTTGATAACCTGCCCGGCCAGGCCCATAAAGATTAAGATCTAATAAACTGTATCGATAATGACGATCATAACTTGTGAGCTGGTTTCTTAAATCCCCCCTCATCCGCAAAACCCCCGCAGCCTTTGACAGCTGCCTACGCAAGAAACATTCCTATGCTGGAGGAATTTATTAATTCAGATGACACTGTGGATGGACTTAAAGAGGTGCGACTCTCACCGAAGCATCCTGTCCAGCCACCCACCAAAAATTCGCATTTAAAATTCTGGCTTGTGGCCTTTGGCTAAACAGGTTTACACGATACTGGGCAACAAGTTTTAACGGTTTGCATCAATTGGCTTTCGTTcgtttgttttatgtttaattcGAATATGGCTTCGTGTCACTTTCCCATTTATCTCGATCCATTTCGGTGGGATTAGAAAATAAttctttattgaaatttattcttttgtcgttatcaattttatttcaaattgagCTGGTCTAagtaattaaaactaataagctcgaatcaataaaaattaaccaaaTCTTTTTCTGGTTATAAAAATGAAGAGTAACaaaataggaacaataaagtTAGTTGGTTTAAAACTAGAAACGATTTATCTCTAAATCTTTCCGAAGCTGTAAGGAATACAAATTTACAACGGATAAATAAGTGTGAATTTTTGGTCGAATTTTCTATTAATTAcccaaaatgttttattgtgCAGAAGACATTTTTGTatcaaatacatatatatttttaatcatcttaaacagttttataagtagtttttttgcaaactttgctcaaattaaattaaactgatgtatgtaaataaatataaagtcaTAAAACAGGAGTCATAAAAATGATAAGTgtggtaataaaattaagcGCCATGTTTATACAATATTTGGTTCGAAAATAATACCAAGACAATCAAATCAATTGTTTCTGCAAAAGCaaaattaacattattttgtatactatatatatttatagagtATATTTCGTAAAACTATAAagactgtaaaaaaaaaaaaaatattgtttcaatCGACCTGATGATGTAACGCCCCGCAAAATAGACTTCAAAAATGGGACATAGATCGATAGATCTTAAAcataatctaaatttaaataacaatgtTTCAAACATGCCGAACACGACAAAAAAGCTTTGTTAGGATATCTTTTATTTCCCTTTAATCCAGTTAAACAAATATCATTTTGCATGCACAACAAGTTCctgattttgttgaaatatgAACTTATTCCGAATTTCAACATCAACTCTGGCATTTCATATGCCAGAATTATacttataaatattgaaatttgacTGTTCTTTTTGGAATTAGCATTagcttaaaaaagaaaaaccataaataagCCAAGCATTTGTGTATTCGGACGCGTCTACATGTTATGCAAATCGGACgcgtttcgttttcgtttttctgaaaactTTATCACCGATTCagcatgaaaataaaaatcataacgACCATGCATGCCATTTGGACAATGGACATGGACCCCCGGCCAGATGTGTCTGTGAAGATTCCGCTAATTGCCATTGGTGGCTGGTATTTCAATTGCTGGTGACCTGTCGCTCAGGTGCACCCATCAAACGTGTATTGTGTGGCATTGCACAAGCCACTCCGGCTCAAAAGTCAAAAGTTATGGCTTTTTTTGGCTaatgctgccgctgccgctgcatTTGTGCATCTGAGCATCTGCTCCTAACGACTTTCGAGATGACGCATCATCTATTTACATATTTCGGTTTTGGTGTCAATAAATCGACGCACAGTAGTCGAGATATGCTAATGGTTTAATTAGCGTCATTAGCCAAACCACTTACCCCTCTTCTCGGCCCGATGCTGCTGCTCGTCGATGGTGAAGCCGAACTTGTAGGGACGGACTGTGGTCGCCGCGGGCAGGACATGGGTCAGGCACAGGAGCAGCAACTTAAAAGGAACTACATAAGTGGCTGCGTTAAGGTAGGGGTCAAAGCACTTACAGCACTAACAATCGCCACCAATTTTAGGCTCATTTCGCggcttaatatttattcaaattggtcacaaatttattttattttcacgcCCTATTATAAACTGACAGCGATCACacgaaaaacaataaacaagcgggcgtttatattttaatacaaatatacgattataaatatttgaatttcaagCGGACGGAACGGAACGACGCGTTTCTCACGGCGAGATTATCGGTTCGGAGCAAGCGTCTCAGAATGAAACACACCCCACGATGTTCGGCAGCGAATTGACAATGTTAATAATATAAGGTAAACATTATAAAACATTAGAAGCGACGCGGACCTGCCGCTGCCCGTTGGCTCAGTGTGCGTGAGTATCTGTGTGCTCCGGGCTGTTTCTGTATCTGTATTGTATTGGCCAGGTCGGATCGCAGAGCTGGTAGCATTGGCATCACACCTCTTGAGCGGCAGCCAAGCCTGTactcataatttaaatttcatgcaCTCTGcacagttatttatttgattgtttAAACTGCTTGTCAGCCAGTTCTAGAATATTTAGTAATTTGCATCCTCGAAATGGTTAAACAAAAGCTAATTTAGTCTTCGGCTTTGTtagataacatttttggctTCTATTTCTAGACTTCCTCAGTCCGCTTTTGTTTATTCCTATCATGTATTCGATTAAAGTGCATACAAAAGtcgtatttaaaaacttaattttccaaatcaaCGATTATAACTATTTATGATCAatcaatataattataatcaaaaatataattctcccttaaatatgtaaattatgATTTGAGAATAGATTAATTGATCGTTTATCTTATGATTTgaagcttaaatttaaaaaacgagGGCACCCGAAGACGTTACTTTTAGTAAAAGCGAAGGCatcttaatttatatataccaatatataaaaaaaattttacttagtttaatttaattttcttggcaaggttataatttaaaagtaagtaggactttcttattttattaaaaaaaataactaagtGACGGTTATCTACTGGTAATTTTCCTATCAACtaggaaaaaaatgtaatttaatagAGCATGAAATTTCttaaagcaaatttaaaaatatcaaagtaGTTAGGAACACTTTAATTCATCCTGTTAATAGTTATTTTGCATCAGTTTATCTACAATTTATGTTGaggtatataatattttacttGATGCCATATTTACTAGATGATATCAAAAGCCTGCGAGTAAGGCGTGAAGGTTTTAATTTCTATTGTCTATTTGTTCATAATCAAACTAACCCGATGTATTTGTCATCCAACTTGTTGAGTCCAATTGACGGCCAGGCATTTGACCTGCTTGATGAGCAAATCTGAATGCAATGAGGAAGATGTTTGCACTACGTTTTCCCATTATCGATCGACGATCAGCAGTCGGCGGGTCTGTGTCTTCTGCCGGATACTAACAGCCAATTGTAATTGAAATATTGCTGTCGAGTTTGGCAATGACTGATGTTTTATGTTcaaatttgcatattaattGCAATAACTGTTGCCTTTGAGTACGCTCGTAAATAACGCGAATCTAACGAGACGTGTCACGAAGTTAATAAGACTTTAgccccaaaagtatgcaagaGAATACTTAAGTTCGTTTCCTAAGTCATTCGATTTTGTTGCTGCATTAAtgacaaaactttaaaagagCGCTacattctttaattttttcgttCCCGAAAAGACGACAATTCctttaaaccaaaaaataactttGATGTTGTTCGATTGTAGAAAACTCCTGAGAAGTGGATGTGACATAAGATTTTAAACCTTAACTAAAAACAGGGCGCGAAAAAAAACCCATGACATttcgaaaattttaatatctaaaCACTATgttttaatgtaaataatCTTTAAGAATGGATCCGCAAGGCCCATACAAAAGAattgtatataattaaataataattggactttaaaatattgaatattaagACAACATAACATCAGTACTTTTGTGAGGTTAATAccatataattaattaaaaatgaaaataatataaataaaacagattaCAGAGCTTTTTTGTccatttaattgctttttgtCAATGCTCTACTTCTGTTATTTATAACCAAAAGCTATTCCGCTTGAAAATAGCTGTTACCTGTTCATGACTTTTTAATCTTTACAAATGCTCTGGGTCCAAAAAACTGCTTGCTGTGGCCATTGAAagcgaatttaaaaaaaaaattagtttttacaAATCCAACAGGCTTTTTGCTGAATGTTTGTAGCAACCTTTGATTCTTCATATTGGTTTTTCTATAATGTTCCActcttaagaaaataaatcagtttttgtatcaatttttttttccacaaaaTCGACAGACTGTTTTCTGAAGTTTTGcttaaacctttttaaataaaacgtattcatatatatattcttcattttttaatgttcaacAATTTGAGTTCTGTGACTTAGGAAACTTTctcttcaaaacaaaagagaaaCCGGAAGCAGGgaatttttgggaaaataaCAAGGAATTGTATAGGATTGATTTGCTCTTAAGCTGCTTTCGATAAATGCAACTCAACTTAGGCCTCGGGGGCAACGGGCAGATGGGCACCCTGGGGCTGGAATCCGTTCTCATCGGCGATGTAGGAGACCTCGTAGGTCACACCATCATCTCCCACGAACTTGTAGGAGCCCTGGACGGAGATGGCCTCGTTTTCGGATCCAATGTTCTTCAGATGACCCTCGGCCAGAGCCGACTGGCCATCGCTAGTCTCCCAGCTAATAATGAAGGCAAAGTCAGTTAGGCGTCCTTTTGAAGCAGCTCTCAATCAACTTACTCGTATTTGAAGCTTTCGGGTCCAACATCAGAATTCGATTTCAAGATTGAAACATCAGCAGGAGCGGCCAGAGCCAGGGCGAAGAGGGCAACGAAGACAATCAGGAATTTCATGGTGATTGGTGGTTGGTGTTTTGATCTGCGGCTATCGAACAGTTCACGACGAATGGTAACGATGGATTTCCGTGCAAACCCTTTTATAGATGGCAAACTGTTGGCGTTTATTCAAATCGCGGCCGAACTAGTCAAACGTGTACAAGACATAATCAGCAATGTCAATGTTAATGTGAAAAGTCTGGTTTgggtttcgttttcgtttggagttaaagcattaaaaggcctaatatgaaatttaaataacacgATAGGCTATAGGCTGAAAAGAATCGcggccataaatatttaattattcaaatttttaccATTTCATTGTGCCAGTCTTATGTTTCTATAAATTCGCCCAAATTCAGTGACGTCAATAAAGGTCTTTAGCTTccttaaaatgttaaaagtcTGCCTATTTTATTCCTCAATTTTGTAAGTTTTCACATTGGATAAATTAAGCCAACATTGATATTTGGGAATACTAaggcaaatttaaattccagACATCGGCTAGGCCACCAGCCTGAACTTGGGATGGTAGCCGGTCTCATCGGCCGTGAAGCTAATCTCGTACTTCTTGCCATCTGGCGCTGACCAGCTGGTGGAGCCCTGGACAGAAAGTGAGCCATCCTCTTCACCAGCACCTGGTTTCACCTCTCCAGTCTCCGAGCGTGAGATTCCATTGCTCGTTTCATATCTGCGATCGAAAATGGAATCGGCTTGttaaatattacttaaaattaaaacttcaaaAGTAAGTATAAGAATCATCAaggtaaatatatttcatatacaAGTTTTGCTCAAACTTAAATAATGTCTAAAGATAATAGCCTAAATCGtcataaataaactttttttttcaatcaatCGCATTGTTCAGAAAGGTTTAATAACTAAGTTGAAATGTGCGTTCAGATTTTTCTCAAAGTAAATAATTTGAGTTTTTCGAACCCTGCCTGGGCAATACCCACGCAAAGGAATATTTGTCGCCAGTGTTCTCGCTCTCCAGTTTGAGGGTCTCCGCCTTGGCATCCTCCCCAGCGGGCAGGGCCAGACATGCGCCGAATGCCATGAGGGCAACTAGCCAAACGAAACTCGATTGCATCGCGGGAAGAATTAGTTTTCACAATCTCCGTCACACTAAGCTGCACTTCACTAAGCTGCGATGCGATCGAATGACGCCCTTTTATACCGAACCGCTGGATAATGTCCTCATCGgcgaaaaatgcaaaataataaaaacaaatgaaacatAAAGAAATAAGCTATAATAGAATCATTcaataaaacacattttaattacaGATTTACCTCTCTAAATACCCTGCACAAATCGTGCATGCAGGTATACCCAGTGGGAGGTAATTTATGCAATTACCTTGTCCACAGCTATTCGATGGACAGAATGACGCCTCATCTTGCCATCAAGCttgtggtttttattttcgttgcttATATCTAAAACACGTGGCTTGGATAAATCATGAATATCTTTGTTGTGATTAAGATAGTGTTTCCTATTCGATTAAATATCCAAAGTGGCTCTCTATAAAATAGCTTAGGAGATGTCTTCCAGTCGAGATACATTAACTCTGTCTTCTAACTTTTTGTTATTGTGCATTGTGATTTTGCCATTGTCATTTCtcataaaatcattaaatgaatgaataaatacaaacccatacatatgtacatacatatgcatatacTTCTGTCggtaaaaaatcaattataagtAGAAAATAGCAATCACAAATCTATCAAGCATACGTATGCGTATTTAAGAATTCAACACAAATTCAATATTAAGAAGCATCTCTATGGTAACCATAAACCAACttacacttttttaataagaaaatagtCAAATTGATGATTAAATCATTTGGGGTCTTAGCAATAATCCCTGTTCTATCAAGTAGGTTCTGCGTGCGATATAGACAAagtttgtaaatataaatataaaataaataatctttgcaaataaaacacaaataacttctggtaatcattttttaatatttaacaagttGGGTTGGTTGACTTAGTTCCCatcctttaaaaatatggaCAAGTTCGGTTTGATAAAGTTCGGGATTTTTAACAAGGAATTATATAGGATTAGTTTGCTCCTAAGCTGCTTCGGATGAATGCAACTCATTTTAGGCCTCGGGGGCAACGGGCAGATGGGCACCCTGGGGCTGGAATCCGTTCTCATCGGCAATGTAGGAGACCTCGTAGGTCACACCATCATCACCCACAAACTTATAGGAGCCCTGGACGGAGATGGCCTCGTTTTCGGATCCAATGTTCTTCAGCTGACCCTCGGCCTGAGCCGACTGGCCATCGCTAGTCTCCCAGCTAATAATGAAGGCAAAGTCAGTTAGGCGTCCTTTTGAAGCAGCTCTCAATCAACTTACTCGTATTTGAAGCTTTCGGGTCCAACATCAGAATTCGATTTCACGATTGAAACATCAGCAGGAAGCGGTCAGAGCCAGGGCGAAGAGGGCAACGAAGACAATCAGGAATTTCATGGTGATTGGTGGTTGGTGCTTTGATCTGCGGTTTTCGAACAGTTCGCGACGAATGATGCTGTCTGATGGCATGGACGCCCTTTTTATAGATGGACGGCCAAAATTTGTCGACCGAGCCCAACGCGGCCAAACTAGTCAAACGTGTAGTGTATAAAGCATAGTGTGATAAATGTGTCAAATGAATTTCGGCCTACAGCTGAATcgttaaaatgtaaattaaccATCTTCTATATAGTTTGTCGCATTCGCTTTACAGCTGACTTCTGTTCAGAGAAGGCTCAGTTGCTGTCAATCTGGAGCTCGAAATCGATAAAAGATCGCTTGTCAAGTGTGCTAAAGCATTAGCGCTTTCAGTTCTCAGCTTAATATATACGGATTggttcaaaaaataatatagtttaattttatgttaatataaatataatataatatacagTTTGAATTACGAGCTATCTTGGCCATGTGATACAATTTAAATGAGTTATTTTCTACACATATAAAGCGATAGTTGGCTGGGAAGTCTCGTTTTTtaacttcttttttaataattgacTATCATTTCTGATGTAGTCTAACAATGTACATTATCAAAAGACATTCGAGTAATGATTACGCTTTTTAGTGATAAGCGAAATATCGACAAAAATTTTGCCACTCAATGAACGCAAAGTAGAttcaaaaattcataaattatttttcattggGTATCAAATTTTAGTCAGGcgtttgtaacgcagtgaaaCACCGAAGAAGACATTTTAGATCCtgttaagtatatattttattgatgcATAACATGTTCTGTTGTCCAGAACGTCTATCAGTCTGTTTTTACACTGTTTGCGTTCTGTGTTAAAAGCTAGAGACCTAAATCTTTTGCAATGGtcttatatttgtttaaagatCAAGtcttaaaaccaattaaattgGATATCTGTATTGaaaagctgccataggaacgattgGGTTAGAGTAGATAGTTCGCTGTTtgtgtattaatttttttttcttagaattttgtatatatatcaCCATTTTTCCTTTAAACTGGTTAAATCATCCATTAATTGACTAAACATTAAAGCTGTTATTTTGTAATGGTTTTAGGGACATGTAAATGAATACATAAGTCGGAAATTTATAGCTGTCTTATATATTCGACAAACTTtgcaatttgttaaaaatcttACCAAAGTGGCTCATTTATTTCGGTATAACTGCAAGGACATAACAaattcggcttgccaaagtaaGCTTAATGGACACTTCTTTTTATGACGTGAGCAAGCCGAGTTAAGAAAACTAGTAATAAAATGAATTGCAATTGCCAAAGACCGTAAATTACTTAATTTCATCAGATGGTTCTAATTGTGAAACACATTTTGTATGTActcattttttctttaatatacaACAATTCAGATTTTTTGACTTATGTTCTCATTCCCTCTTTATAAAGGAATAAGATATTTATGTGGCCGTTAAACGATATTAACAAGGAACTGGGTAGTCGGCTTCGACTGACTTAAGCCTCGGGGGCAACGGGCAGATGGGCACCCTGGGGCTGGAATCCGTTCTCATCGGCGATGTAGGAGACCTCGTAGGTCACACCATCATCACCCACGAACTTGTAGGAGCCCTGGACGGAGATGGCCTCGTTTTCGGTTCCAGCTTTAT contains the following coding sequences:
- the LOC128258202 gene encoding protein lethal(3)malignant blood neoplasm 1 isoform X2, whose amino-acid sequence is MSLKLVAIVSALLLLCLTHVLPAATTVRPYKFGFTIDEQQHRAEKRDERGIVMGEFGFITADGIYHVTVYATDEEGKFRILSMKSFPYAGPVGQKTLVATTTPKALPLPVALPKYNFNTEACSGCFLKKSPSSSPPKKEIRTLSQPLAPVQAAMNTYYTTKGAVTGHVSSQTSSSHSSSGSTKIDFNVGVAEKAEPAVYPPLNIKLDEQAVQQAITYTGRIAAPPALENQPLVAPAAVPASQVQIFAVDGDGHASNIQSVAAPNAGLKKILRSGVASAKTVAHSKTQPTLTLNTQQTPLLNSATTAGISGVAANSPTESAPSISGGFLVGKAPGGSLSGKPQSGGSGGGKTSPSGGSAGGAAGGSVGGFAGGRSPGSGFGGSAAGGSKASGTGGSLPRGGAVGSGSGSAAGATGDLYKFKYVLDYNGHEETGGRNGDKQGSYFAIGEDAVQRTIEYIANEFGFQPHISWRKLDAKEALPEENSLKHYEFKWFNQEQ
- the LOC128258202 gene encoding protein lethal(3)malignant blood neoplasm 1 isoform X1 — protein: MSLKLVAIVSALLLLCLTHVLPAATTVRPYKFGFTIDEQQHRAEKRDERGIVMGEFGFITADGIYHVTVYATDEEGKFRILSMKSFPYAGPVGQKTLVATTTPKALPLPVALPKYNFNTEACSGCFLKKSPSSSPPKKEIRTLSQPLAPVQAGKPEGSPDYGLNVELPFRDSIAQTVASRLGLNQDNAHQSTNTYPNAPTKRIELGLNLAMNTYYTTKGAVTGHVSSQTSSSHSSSGSTKIDFNVGVAEKAEPAVYPPLNIKLDEQAVQQAITYTGRIAAPPALENQPLVAPAAVPASQVQIFAVDGDGHASNIQSVAAPNAGLKKILRSGVASAKTVAHSKTQPTLTLNTQQTPLLNSATTAGISGVAANSPTESAPSISGGFLVGKAPGGSLSGKPQSGGSGGGKTSPSGGSAGGAAGGSVGGFAGGRSPGSGFGGSAAGGSKASGTGGSLPRGGAVGSGSGSAAGATGDLYKFKYVLDYNGHEETGGRNGDKQGSYFAIGEDAVQRTIEYIANEFGFQPHISWRKLDAKEALPEENSLKHYEFKWFNQEQ
- the LOC128258206 gene encoding larval cuticle protein 65Ag1-like, whose protein sequence is MKFLIVFVALFALALAAPADVSILKSNSDVGPESFKYDWETSDGQSALAEGHLKNIGSENEAISVQGSYKFVGDDGVTYEVSYIADENGFQPQGAHLPVAPEA
- the LOC128258205 gene encoding endocuticle structural glycoprotein ABD-5; this translates as MQSSFVWLVALMAFGACLALPAGEDAKAETLKLESENTGDKYSFAYETSNGISRSETGEVKPGAGEEDGSLSVQGSTSWSAPDGKKYEISFTADETGYHPKFRLVA